A region from the Sulfurivermis fontis genome encodes:
- a CDS encoding S-methyl-5'-thioinosine phosphorylase, whose amino-acid sequence MAKLAIIGGTGLTSLKNLEIINREVVHTPYGEPSAPLTHGSIAGKEVLFLARHGYGHTIPPHKVNYRANIWALKEAGADHIIAVNAVGGIRADMTPGRIVIPHQIIDYTWNRINTYFEEGLTHVTHIDFTEPYCPGLRRMLIDGARAIGLNAVEEGVYATTQGPRLETAAEIDKLERDGCDLVGMTGMPEAALARELDICYACCAVVANMGAGRSNGAITMEEIEQNLNEGMERVRRLLERVAPLV is encoded by the coding sequence ATGGCAAAACTGGCAATCATCGGCGGCACCGGCCTGACTTCGCTGAAGAATCTGGAGATCATCAACCGCGAGGTGGTGCATACGCCCTACGGCGAACCGTCGGCACCGCTGACGCACGGTTCCATCGCCGGCAAGGAAGTGCTGTTCCTGGCACGGCACGGTTATGGTCATACCATTCCGCCGCACAAGGTGAACTACCGTGCCAACATCTGGGCGCTGAAGGAAGCGGGCGCCGATCACATCATCGCCGTCAACGCGGTAGGCGGCATCCGTGCCGACATGACGCCCGGCCGGATCGTCATTCCGCACCAGATCATCGATTACACCTGGAATCGCATCAACACCTATTTCGAGGAAGGGTTGACCCATGTCACCCACATCGATTTCACCGAGCCCTACTGCCCTGGCCTGCGCCGGATGCTCATCGACGGCGCACGCGCCATTGGCCTGAACGCGGTGGAGGAGGGGGTGTATGCCACGACGCAGGGGCCGCGCCTGGAGACGGCGGCGGAGATCGACAAGCTGGAGCGGGACGGCTGCGATCTGGTGGGCATGACCGGCATGCCGGAAGCGGCCCTGGCCCGCGAGCTGGACATCTGCTACGCCTGTTGCGCGGTGGTCGCCAACATGGGCGCGGGACGCAGTAACGGCGCGATCACCATGGAGGAAATCGAGCAGAACCTCAACGAGGGCATGGAGCGCGTGCGCCGCCTGCTGGAGCGGGTGGCACCGCTGGTATGA
- a CDS encoding ATP-binding protein yields the protein MLPPAPDWRRKLAAFRRHHLLPAVVGLILSLALLALISYLAWQRQSYVAWLVVVQLIAVLVAVLSGAVLLRGVQRQLVEPFAQLRDWATRMRNGNVAARLPQDGSGEFAALADDLNNLGSSLQSLTQNLEAEVRRQTEHIAQKTHSLQVLYDVAASLNASRDLKDLLTRFLYTMRDIVNAKAGTVRLLIDDDQMELVASIGLDDEVVSHERVVPVKRCLCGNAVDEGEVLFQQDLLPCQQFVGRPLLNNNSLGMIAVPLQYRGKSLGVYNLFIDKSEFEARDEVKALFTSIGRHLGMAIEKARLDSESKRLSIMQERNTLAHELHDSLAQTLASLRFQVSMLPSTLSDEGTAAASREIEQIKNGLDEAYTELRELLAHFRAPIDARGLLPAIEDMVSQFRKQTGIHTFLQKEWDSTRLPANLEMQVLRIVQEALANIRKHSQAQNVRIMLRCNAEGQYRVLIEDDGVGMREPAFSGHPGEHIGLSIMQERARYLGGELRIESEEGEGTRVLLTFRYPDPKQHKEQQRFALI from the coding sequence ATGTTGCCACCCGCCCCGGACTGGCGCCGCAAGCTGGCTGCCTTTCGTCGCCATCATCTGCTCCCTGCCGTTGTCGGGCTGATTCTCAGCCTCGCCCTGCTCGCCCTGATCAGCTATCTCGCCTGGCAGCGGCAGTCCTATGTTGCCTGGCTGGTGGTGGTTCAGCTCATCGCCGTACTGGTCGCCGTCCTTTCCGGCGCCGTGCTGCTGCGCGGTGTGCAGCGCCAGCTGGTGGAGCCCTTCGCCCAGTTACGCGACTGGGCGACGCGCATGCGCAACGGCAACGTCGCTGCCCGCCTGCCACAGGATGGCAGCGGCGAATTTGCCGCACTGGCCGACGACCTCAACAACCTGGGCAGCTCGCTGCAATCCCTGACACAGAATCTGGAGGCCGAGGTACGCCGCCAGACCGAACACATCGCACAAAAGACCCACTCCCTGCAGGTGCTCTACGACGTCGCCGCCAGTCTCAACGCCTCACGCGACCTCAAGGATCTGCTCACCCGCTTCCTCTACACCATGCGCGATATCGTCAACGCCAAGGCCGGTACCGTGCGTCTGCTCATCGACGACGATCAGATGGAGCTGGTGGCCAGCATCGGCCTGGACGACGAGGTGGTATCCCATGAGCGCGTCGTGCCGGTAAAGCGCTGTCTGTGCGGCAATGCCGTGGACGAGGGTGAGGTGTTATTCCAGCAGGACCTGTTGCCGTGCCAGCAGTTCGTCGGCCGGCCGCTGCTCAACAACAACAGCCTGGGCATGATCGCCGTGCCGCTGCAATACCGCGGCAAGAGCCTGGGCGTCTACAACCTGTTCATCGACAAGTCAGAGTTCGAGGCGCGCGACGAAGTGAAGGCGCTGTTCACCAGTATCGGTCGCCACCTCGGCATGGCGATCGAGAAGGCTCGCCTCGACTCCGAATCCAAGCGGCTGTCCATCATGCAGGAGCGCAACACCCTGGCGCACGAGCTGCACGACTCCCTGGCACAGACCCTGGCCTCGCTGCGCTTCCAGGTGAGCATGCTGCCCTCCACCTTGAGCGATGAAGGCACCGCCGCCGCCAGCCGCGAGATCGAGCAGATCAAGAACGGCCTGGATGAGGCCTACACCGAGCTGCGCGAGCTGCTGGCCCACTTCCGCGCCCCCATCGACGCGCGCGGCCTGCTGCCCGCCATCGAGGACATGGTCAGCCAGTTCCGCAAGCAGACCGGCATCCATACCTTCCTGCAGAAGGAGTGGGACTCCACCCGCCTGCCGGCCAATCTGGAAATGCAGGTGCTGCGCATCGTGCAGGAGGCGCTGGCCAACATCCGCAAGCACAGCCAGGCGCAGAACGTGCGCATCATGCTGCGCTGCAATGCCGAGGGCCAATACCGCGTACTCATCGAAGACGACGGCGTCGGCATGCGCGAGCCGGCCTTCTCCGGTCATCCCGGCGAACATATCGGTCTGTCCATCATGCAGGAGCGTGCGCGCTACCTGGGTGGTGAATTGCGCATCGAAAGCGAGGAAGGCGAAGGAACCCGTGTACTGCTCACCTTCCGCTACCCCGATCCGAAACAGCACAAAGAACAACAGCGCTTTGCCCTGATATAA
- the nagZ gene encoding beta-N-acetylhexosaminidase, producing the protein MSLGPVMLDLHGTTLLPEERELLRHPLVGGVILFTRNYESPEQLSALLREVHALREPRLLVAVDHEGGRVQRFRTGFTPLPPARVFGDIHARDPRRARRLAEATGWVMASELRAVGVDFSFAPVLDVDRGVSRVIGDRAFHHSPDVVAELAHSYMVGMRKAGMAATGKHFPGHGAVEADSHLALPVDERRYEDIYAEDIVPFERMIGYGLAAVMPAHVVYSKVDAQPAGFSRFWLGEVLRRRLGFQGVIFSDDLSMEGAACGGDYAGRAAAAVEAGCDMVLVCNNRAGVEAVLDGFRPRHDPVLHTRLARMHGRHPVSWDSLHRDPHWQQAVHAVERLAQDPTMEFDF; encoded by the coding sequence ATGTCGCTAGGCCCGGTCATGCTGGACCTGCACGGCACCACGCTGTTGCCGGAGGAGCGCGAGCTTTTGCGCCATCCGCTGGTGGGTGGCGTGATTCTGTTCACGCGCAACTATGAGTCCCCCGAGCAGTTGAGCGCGCTGTTGCGCGAGGTGCATGCACTGCGCGAGCCGCGCCTGCTGGTGGCGGTGGATCATGAGGGCGGGCGCGTGCAGCGCTTCCGCACCGGTTTCACTCCGCTGCCGCCGGCGCGGGTGTTCGGCGACATTCATGCCCGCGACCCGCGCCGGGCACGCCGCCTGGCCGAGGCGACGGGATGGGTGATGGCCAGCGAGCTGCGCGCGGTCGGTGTGGACTTCAGTTTTGCCCCGGTGCTGGATGTGGATCGCGGCGTCAGCCGGGTGATCGGCGATCGCGCCTTTCATCATAGCCCGGATGTGGTGGCCGAACTGGCGCACAGCTACATGGTCGGCATGCGCAAGGCCGGCATGGCGGCCACCGGCAAGCATTTTCCCGGCCATGGCGCGGTGGAGGCGGATTCCCATCTGGCCCTGCCGGTGGACGAGCGGCGTTATGAGGACATCTATGCCGAGGACATCGTGCCGTTCGAACGCATGATCGGCTACGGCCTGGCCGCAGTCATGCCGGCCCATGTGGTGTACTCGAAGGTCGATGCGCAACCCGCAGGCTTTTCCCGCTTCTGGCTCGGCGAGGTGTTGCGCCGTCGTCTCGGTTTTCAGGGTGTCATCTTCTCCGACGATCTCAGCATGGAAGGCGCTGCCTGTGGCGGCGATTACGCTGGGCGTGCCGCGGCGGCGGTGGAGGCGGGCTGTGATATGGTGCTGGTATGCAACAACCGGGCAGGTGTCGAGGCCGTGCTCGACGGCTTCAGGCCACGGCATGATCCGGTGCTGCACACGCGCCTGGCGCGCATGCACGGCCGCCATCCGGTGAGTTGGGACTCGTTGCATCGCGACCCGCACTGGCAGCAGGCGGTGCATGCCGTGGAACGCCTGGCACAGGATCCGACCATGGAATTCGATTTCTGA
- a CDS encoding L,D-transpeptidase, whose amino-acid sequence MNAERWIEISLAEQRLRLYQGDELLLEAPVSTAANGAGEVSGSGCTPRGWHVVRARIGADSPANTVFVGRRPTGEILTPELRAAEPQRDWILTRILWLSGLERGRNRLGQVDTMRRYIYIHGTPDEEMLGVPVSHGCIRMRNADIMALFEQVPAGTRVLITEGERV is encoded by the coding sequence ATGAACGCGGAACGCTGGATTGAAATCAGCCTCGCCGAGCAGCGCCTGCGCCTGTACCAAGGCGACGAGCTCTTGCTGGAGGCGCCGGTATCCACCGCGGCCAACGGGGCCGGCGAGGTGAGCGGCAGCGGCTGCACGCCGCGCGGGTGGCATGTGGTGCGGGCGCGCATCGGCGCGGACAGCCCGGCCAATACGGTGTTTGTCGGCCGGCGTCCGACCGGCGAGATACTCACCCCGGAACTGCGTGCTGCGGAACCGCAGCGCGACTGGATTCTGACGCGCATCCTATGGCTGTCCGGCCTGGAGCGCGGCAGAAACCGTCTCGGCCAGGTGGATACCATGCGCCGTTACATCTACATCCACGGTACGCCCGACGAGGAGATGCTGGGCGTGCCGGTTTCGCATGGCTGTATCCGCATGCGCAATGCCGATATCATGGCTTTGTTCGAGCAGGTGCCTGCCGGCACCCGTGTGTTGATTACCGAGGGAGAGAGGGTATGA
- a CDS encoding response regulator gives MRVLLVDDHTLFRSGLETLLERHNIEVVAATGDGRDGMRLALEIQPDIVLLDMRMPDMNGLEVLRALRNAGLKSPIVMLTTSNEERDLVECLRNGAQGYLLKDMEPGELVNALRDIQSGRTVVAPELAGVLARVVQGGEAVEPERQDTPFSDLTPRELEILCLLAEGQSNKVIARNLGISDGTVKLHVKAVLRKLNVHSRVEAAVMAVEQNLCQKELG, from the coding sequence ATGCGCGTATTGCTCGTAGACGATCACACCCTGTTTCGCAGCGGTCTCGAAACCCTGCTGGAGCGCCACAATATCGAGGTAGTGGCCGCCACCGGCGATGGCCGCGACGGCATGCGCCTGGCGTTGGAGATTCAGCCGGATATCGTGCTGCTCGACATGCGTATGCCGGACATGAACGGCCTGGAGGTGCTGCGCGCTCTGCGCAATGCCGGCCTGAAGAGTCCCATCGTGATGCTCACCACCAGCAACGAGGAACGCGATCTGGTGGAATGCCTGCGTAACGGCGCCCAGGGCTATCTGCTCAAGGACATGGAGCCGGGCGAACTGGTCAACGCCCTGCGCGATATCCAGTCCGGCCGCACCGTGGTGGCGCCGGAACTGGCCGGTGTACTGGCGCGCGTGGTGCAGGGCGGCGAGGCCGTCGAGCCCGAGCGGCAGGACACCCCTTTCTCCGACCTCACGCCGCGCGAACTGGAAATCCTCTGCCTGCTCGCCGAGGGCCAGAGCAACAAGGTGATTGCGCGCAATCTCGGCATCTCCGACGGCACCGTGAAGCTGCATGTCAAGGCCGTGCTGCGCAAACTCAATGTCCATTCCCGCGTCGAGGCGGCGGTAATGGCGGTGGAACAGAATCTTTGTCAGAAGGAATTGGGATGA
- a CDS encoding peptidoglycan binding protein CsiV, translated as MKLHGLCAALLCAAITLPVAAAETWYEVEIIVLAQRQPDAGSEVWPVNGLPPLAQETVLAIPQADQPGISGKIAPLPAENLRLQAEAQRIAGDARYELLLHTGWRQPGLPKEQALPVRIQAVEAEAGLDEGTMALPRIDGTLRLILARYLHLEADLRYRSATAVAANSDTLFASFNDTADEEPVYRLNETRRMRSREIHYLDHPMFGIIAVVTPYEQPAAAPVPTASPVTARPPAPVTGTTGTIRRN; from the coding sequence ATGAAACTGCATGGACTGTGTGCGGCACTGCTGTGTGCTGCGATCACCCTGCCTGTGGCGGCGGCAGAAACCTGGTACGAGGTCGAGATCATTGTCCTGGCACAGCGCCAGCCCGATGCCGGCAGCGAGGTCTGGCCCGTCAACGGACTGCCGCCGCTGGCGCAGGAAACAGTGCTGGCGATTCCGCAGGCGGATCAGCCCGGCATCAGCGGCAAGATCGCTCCGTTGCCGGCGGAAAACCTGCGCCTGCAGGCCGAGGCACAGCGCATCGCGGGGGATGCGCGCTACGAACTGCTGCTGCACACCGGCTGGCGCCAGCCTGGCCTGCCGAAGGAGCAGGCCCTGCCGGTGCGCATCCAGGCGGTCGAGGCGGAGGCCGGGCTGGACGAAGGGACGATGGCTCTGCCGCGTATCGATGGCACCCTGCGCCTGATCCTCGCGCGCTACCTGCACCTGGAGGCCGACCTGCGCTACCGCAGCGCTACTGCAGTCGCGGCAAACAGCGATACACTGTTCGCCTCATTCAATGACACCGCCGATGAGGAGCCGGTGTATCGACTCAACGAGACCCGGCGCATGCGCAGCCGCGAGATACATTATCTCGATCATCCGATGTTCGGCATCATTGCGGTGGTGACACCCTACGAACAACCTGCTGCAGCCCCGGTTCCCACCGCAAGCCCGGTTACCGCCAGACCGCCGGCACCGGTTACCGGCACCACGGGGACTATCCGGCGCAATTGA
- a CDS encoding cupin domain-containing protein has protein sequence MRSHYAAIAPYRTRDGSEIRELLHPAVHGNRNQSLAEATVQPGQATALHRHRQTEELYHISAGHGVMQLGGEEFPIAPGDTVCIPPGTPHAVRNTGDEPLRILCCCAPAYSHDDTELL, from the coding sequence ATGCGCTCACACTACGCGGCCATAGCACCGTATCGAACCAGGGACGGTTCCGAGATCCGTGAATTGCTGCACCCGGCCGTGCACGGCAACCGCAATCAGAGCCTGGCCGAGGCCACGGTACAGCCTGGCCAGGCCACCGCCCTGCACCGCCATCGGCAGACCGAAGAGCTGTACCACATCAGCGCCGGCCACGGCGTGATGCAACTGGGTGGCGAGGAGTTTCCCATTGCCCCCGGCGACACCGTCTGCATCCCGCCCGGCACGCCGCACGCCGTACGCAACACCGGCGACGAACCGTTGCGTATCCTGTGCTGCTGCGCCCCGGCCTACAGCCACGACGACACCGAACTGCTCTGA
- a CDS encoding HesB/IscA family protein translates to MITVTPEAAKQILAAAAQGGMDNMALRLAARPGAHGGLEYGMGFDDAQDDDLSFDCEGVHVVLEPQYGPLLQGTTIDYVELEPGQFHFIFMNPNDTGGGCGSGSGGGCSSGGCGSGGGCS, encoded by the coding sequence ATGATTACAGTGACTCCGGAAGCCGCCAAACAGATCCTGGCGGCCGCTGCCCAGGGCGGCATGGACAACATGGCCCTGCGCCTGGCCGCCCGTCCCGGTGCCCATGGTGGCCTGGAATACGGCATGGGCTTTGATGATGCCCAGGACGACGACCTGAGCTTCGATTGCGAGGGCGTGCATGTGGTACTGGAACCCCAGTACGGCCCGCTCCTGCAGGGCACCACCATCGACTACGTCGAGTTGGAGCCCGGCCAGTTCCACTTCATCTTCATGAACCCCAACGACACCGGCGGTGGCTGCGGCAGTGGCTCGGGCGGCGGTTGCAGCTCCGGCGGCTGCGGTTCCGGCGGCGGTTGCAGCTGA
- a CDS encoding hypoxanthine-guanine phosphoribosyltransferase: MSITPQQAEQVYREADCLYSGAEVDAAIAAMAGAITTQLRDSNPLVLCVMTGALIPMGQLLTHLDFPLQIDYVHATRYRGDTCGGELCWLARPRNPVRDRVVLVVDDILDEGITLKAILEELRAQGARAVYSAVLVEKEHARKNGLQADFVGLTVPDRYVFGYGMDYKDYLRNAPGIYAVRGL; encoded by the coding sequence ATGTCCATTACCCCGCAACAGGCGGAGCAGGTGTATCGCGAGGCCGATTGTCTGTATTCGGGAGCCGAAGTCGACGCCGCCATCGCCGCTATGGCCGGCGCCATCACCACGCAGCTGCGCGACAGCAATCCGCTGGTGTTGTGCGTGATGACCGGCGCCTTGATTCCCATGGGACAGTTGCTTACCCATCTGGATTTCCCGCTGCAGATTGATTATGTCCACGCCACGCGCTACCGCGGCGACACCTGTGGTGGCGAGTTGTGTTGGCTGGCCCGGCCGCGCAACCCGGTACGGGATCGCGTAGTGCTGGTGGTGGACGACATTCTGGATGAGGGCATTACGCTGAAGGCGATCCTTGAGGAGTTGCGGGCGCAGGGGGCGCGCGCCGTCTACAGCGCTGTGCTGGTGGAGAAGGAACACGCGCGCAAGAACGGTTTGCAGGCGGATTTCGTCGGCCTCACGGTGCCGGACCGCTATGTCTTCGGCTACGGCATGGACTACAAGGACTACCTGCGCAACGCGCCCGGCATCTACGCCGTGCGCGGGCTTTGA
- a CDS encoding CYTH domain-containing protein, protein MAMEIERKFLVKDDGWRMVADAGTRYRQGYLVGSKQASVRVRIEGDHARLNIKSATLGVTRQEYEYAIPLADAAAMLDTLCEKPLIEKVRHHVHFGGRVWDVDVFAGDNAGLVVAEVELEAEDAPLQLPPWAGREVSHEPRYYNVCLVKHPYKDWTADERGTLD, encoded by the coding sequence ATGGCGATGGAAATCGAGCGCAAATTTCTGGTGAAGGACGACGGCTGGCGGATGGTGGCCGATGCCGGCACGCGCTATCGCCAGGGCTATCTGGTGGGGTCGAAGCAGGCTTCGGTGCGTGTGCGCATCGAAGGTGATCACGCACGCCTCAACATCAAGAGCGCCACCCTGGGCGTGACGCGCCAGGAATACGAATACGCCATCCCGCTGGCCGATGCTGCTGCCATGCTCGATACGCTGTGCGAAAAGCCGCTCATCGAGAAGGTGCGCCATCATGTGCATTTCGGCGGCCGGGTGTGGGATGTGGATGTGTTTGCCGGCGACAATGCGGGGCTGGTGGTGGCCGAAGTGGAGCTGGAGGCGGAGGACGCGCCGTTGCAGTTGCCGCCCTGGGCCGGGCGCGAGGTGTCGCACGAGCCGCGTTATTACAATGTGTGCCTGGTCAAGCATCCCTACAAGGACTGGACGGCGGATGAACGCGGAACGCTGGATTGA
- a CDS encoding glycosyl transferase family protein produces MTQEHPFAQYVRILGKGRNGSRALSPEEAYEAFRLIMNGQVEPIQLGAFLMLMRVKEESPEEVAAAVRAIRESLQVPANAPRVDLDWSSYAGKKRQLPWYLLSTLLLAESGVKVFMHGASGHTAGRIYTKEVLPQLGIPVARSFDEACRHIESGNFAYLDLEYLSPKLHQIIEMRPLLGLRSPVHTIARMLNPLDAPCVMQGIFHPGYRDIHQEAGKLLGLPRMAVIKGEGGEIERNPDIACLVRLVRDGALAEEEWPPMFDKRHIRQDDLDVNHLIQVWDGSREDEYGVGAVVGTVAVALYTMGRAQTREEAEAQALTLWQGRNKTRFRAAA; encoded by the coding sequence ATGACCCAAGAACATCCGTTTGCACAGTACGTCCGTATCCTCGGCAAGGGCCGCAACGGCTCGCGCGCCCTGTCGCCGGAAGAGGCCTACGAGGCCTTCCGCCTGATCATGAACGGCCAGGTGGAGCCGATACAGCTCGGCGCCTTCCTGATGCTGATGCGTGTGAAGGAGGAAAGCCCTGAGGAAGTGGCCGCCGCCGTGCGCGCCATTCGCGAGTCGCTCCAGGTGCCGGCCAACGCGCCCAGGGTCGACCTCGACTGGTCCAGCTACGCCGGCAAGAAGCGCCAGCTGCCTTGGTATCTGCTGTCAACCCTGCTGCTGGCGGAAAGCGGCGTGAAGGTATTCATGCACGGTGCCAGCGGCCACACCGCCGGCCGCATCTACACCAAGGAGGTATTGCCGCAACTGGGCATACCCGTCGCCCGAAGTTTCGACGAGGCCTGCCGCCACATCGAGTCCGGCAATTTCGCCTATCTGGACCTGGAGTACCTAAGCCCGAAGCTGCACCAGATTATCGAGATGCGCCCTCTGCTCGGCCTGCGCTCGCCGGTGCACACCATCGCCCGCATGCTCAATCCCTTAGACGCGCCCTGCGTGATGCAGGGCATCTTCCACCCCGGCTACCGTGATATCCATCAGGAGGCCGGCAAGCTGCTGGGGCTGCCGCGCATGGCGGTGATCAAGGGCGAAGGCGGCGAAATCGAGCGCAACCCGGACATCGCCTGTCTGGTGCGCCTGGTGCGCGACGGCGCGCTGGCCGAGGAGGAGTGGCCGCCGATGTTCGACAAACGCCACATCCGCCAGGACGACCTGGACGTGAACCACCTGATCCAGGTGTGGGACGGCAGCCGCGAGGACGAGTATGGTGTCGGCGCCGTCGTCGGTACCGTGGCGGTCGCCCTCTACACCATGGGTCGCGCCCAGACCCGGGAAGAGGCCGAGGCCCAGGCCCTGACCCTGTGGCAGGGGCGCAACAAGACCCGTTTCCGCGCCGCTGCCTGA
- a CDS encoding cobyrinate a,c-diamide synthase, with protein sequence MARLLISAAHKSSGKTTITLGLCAALRRRGLAVQPFKKGPDYIDPMWLSRAAGRPCHNLDFQTQGDGEIRDTFIRYPADLRIIEGNMGLFDSIDVEGRHSNAALAALLQTPVILVVNVLGMTRSVVPIILGYQRFDPSIRIAGVILNSVAGKRHEERLREVFARYIDIPLLGCIHRDPQLAISERHLGLVPSNEAVEVDDKLDYIAEAIVRQVDLERLMDIARSAPPLPEPESAPSSLRPEGGGGKVVRIGIARDAAFGFYYPGDLERLEEAGAELVPFDALHDTRLPIVDGLFIGGGFPETHMDALAANSGLREAIREAIEGGMPAYAECGGLMYLARSIRWGERSAAMVGIIPGDIVMYDKPQGRGYVRLRETEANPWPREDAPAEFYAHEFHYSMLENLSSGLTYAYDMVRGTGIDGRHDGIVYRNLVANYVHLRDVDGYHWTRRFVKFVRQCAARPGKTGTA encoded by the coding sequence ATGGCCCGCCTGCTCATCAGCGCCGCGCACAAGTCCTCGGGCAAGACCACCATCACCCTGGGCCTGTGCGCTGCCCTGCGTCGGCGCGGGCTGGCGGTGCAGCCGTTCAAGAAGGGGCCGGACTACATCGACCCCATGTGGCTGAGCCGCGCGGCAGGCCGCCCCTGCCACAATCTGGACTTCCAGACCCAGGGCGATGGTGAGATACGCGACACCTTCATCCGCTACCCGGCGGACCTGCGCATCATCGAAGGCAACATGGGGCTGTTCGACAGCATCGACGTCGAGGGCCGGCACAGCAACGCCGCCCTCGCCGCCCTGCTGCAGACACCGGTGATCCTGGTGGTCAACGTGCTGGGCATGACACGCAGCGTGGTGCCCATCATCCTCGGCTACCAGCGTTTCGACCCGTCGATCCGCATCGCCGGCGTGATCCTCAACAGTGTGGCCGGCAAACGCCACGAGGAGCGCCTGCGCGAGGTCTTCGCGCGCTATATCGACATCCCCCTGCTCGGCTGCATCCACCGCGACCCGCAGCTGGCCATCTCCGAGCGCCACCTCGGCCTGGTGCCCAGCAACGAGGCGGTGGAGGTGGACGACAAGCTGGATTACATCGCCGAGGCTATCGTCCGCCAGGTGGACCTGGAGCGATTGATGGACATCGCCCGCAGTGCGCCGCCCCTCCCAGAGCCGGAATCAGCACCTTCATCCCTCCGCCCTGAGGGCGGGGGGGGTAAAGTGGTGCGCATCGGCATCGCCCGCGACGCCGCCTTCGGTTTTTACTATCCCGGCGACCTCGAACGGCTGGAGGAGGCAGGCGCCGAACTGGTCCCCTTCGACGCCCTGCACGATACCCGGCTGCCCATCGTGGACGGCCTGTTCATCGGCGGCGGCTTTCCCGAGACCCATATGGATGCCCTGGCGGCCAACAGCGGCCTGCGCGAGGCCATCCGTGAGGCCATCGAGGGCGGCATGCCGGCTTATGCCGAGTGCGGCGGCCTGATGTATCTGGCGCGCTCCATCCGCTGGGGCGAGCGTTCCGCCGCCATGGTCGGTATCATCCCCGGCGACATCGTGATGTACGACAAACCGCAGGGGCGCGGCTACGTGCGCCTGCGCGAAACCGAGGCCAATCCCTGGCCGCGGGAAGACGCCCCGGCCGAATTCTATGCCCACGAATTTCACTATTCGATGTTGGAAAACCTGAGCAGCGGACTTACCTATGCCTATGATATGGTGCGCGGTACGGGCATCGACGGCCGCCACGACGGCATCGTGTACCGCAACCTGGTAGCCAACTACGTCCACCTGCGCGATGTCGACGGTTACCACTGGACGCGGCGCTTCGTGAAGTTCGTGCGCCAGTGCGCGGCCCGTCCCGGTAAAACGGGCACGGCTTAA
- a CDS encoding mechanosensitive ion channel family protein — protein sequence MGGRDGTWFLVAQVFLVVFATLMLDFVQKRLLKRLHARLLLTRHHWDHIFVESLRQPLTLLIWVVGITFAADILGRRADVVVFEAAAPLRSLGVIIALAWFLFRFIRNMEQDILTSAAAEGRNVDATTVDAVGKLLRVSVGITAALMALQTLGFNISGILAFGGIGGIAVGFAAKDLLANFFGGLMIYLDRPFAVGDWVRSPDRNIEGTVEQIGWRLTVIRTFDKRPLYVPNSTFSSIAVENPSRMSHRRIFETIGIRYDDAGKMAAITADVRAMLERHPEIDATQTLIVNFNAFAPSSLDFFIYTFTKTTNWVHYHAVKQDVLLKVVEIIARHGAEIAFPTSTLHIPDGIHLQTPSASAQS from the coding sequence ATGGGTGGGCGCGATGGAACCTGGTTTCTCGTGGCGCAGGTATTTCTGGTGGTGTTCGCCACCCTGATGCTGGACTTCGTCCAGAAACGCCTGCTGAAACGTCTCCATGCCCGCTTGCTGCTGACCCGTCACCACTGGGATCACATCTTCGTCGAGTCCCTGCGCCAGCCGCTGACCCTGCTCATCTGGGTGGTGGGTATCACCTTTGCCGCGGATATCCTCGGTCGTCGCGCCGATGTCGTGGTGTTCGAGGCGGCGGCGCCGCTGCGCAGCCTGGGCGTGATCATCGCCCTGGCCTGGTTCCTGTTCCGTTTCATCCGCAACATGGAGCAGGACATCCTCACCAGCGCGGCGGCGGAAGGGCGGAACGTCGATGCCACCACGGTGGACGCGGTAGGAAAACTGCTGCGCGTGTCCGTCGGCATCACCGCCGCGCTGATGGCCCTGCAGACGCTTGGCTTCAACATCTCCGGCATCCTCGCCTTCGGCGGCATCGGTGGCATCGCCGTCGGTTTCGCCGCCAAGGACCTGCTGGCCAATTTTTTCGGTGGTTTGATGATCTATCTCGACCGTCCCTTTGCCGTGGGCGACTGGGTACGCTCGCCCGATCGCAATATCGAGGGGACGGTGGAACAGATCGGCTGGCGCCTGACGGTGATCCGCACCTTCGACAAACGGCCTTTGTACGTACCCAATTCCACCTTCTCCAGCATCGCAGTGGAAAATCCGTCACGCATGAGTCATCGCCGCATCTTTGAAACCATCGGCATTCGTTACGACGATGCCGGCAAAATGGCGGCAATCACGGCCGACGTGCGCGCCATGCTGGAGCGGCATCCCGAAATCGACGCCACACAGACGCTGATCGTCAACTTCAACGCCTTTGCGCCGTCTTCGCTGGATTTCTTCATCTACACCTTCACCAAAACCACCAACTGGGTGCACTACCATGCGGTAAAACAGGATGTGCTGCTCAAGGTGGTGGAGATCATCGCGCGCCATGGTGCCGAGATCGCCTTTCCCACATCCACCCTGCACATCCCCGACGGCATCCATCTGCAGACGCCGTCCGCCAGTGCGCAATCCTAG